The nucleotide sequence CCCCATTTATGATCTGTCTGGCTATGGCGCTTCAACGCTATCGGCCCGTGAGGGCTGGAGCCTCTTCAATCTGCACGCTTCCTATGTTCACCTGCATTGGGGCGTTCATCCCGAAATTCCCCAGCGGTTTGTGCATCAAGCTGAGCAGCAGTCAGGTCTCTGAAGCCCTGTGCCCAAAGAAATCGATGCGATAGTCGGTAATCTTGATACCGGTGTGCTGCTCAATTTGCTCAAGTAAATCTGTGGGGAGCTGAACGTGGATATCAAGGATTTGATCGGTATCGATACAGTTGACGTGGCTGTGGGAAGCGCTCACGTGACCATAAAGGCGACCATCTGCCCGATCTAGACACTCAATAATCCCCTGTTGCGAGAGCGCTTCTAGATTTTGATAAACCGAGGTGTGACCGATATCTGTTCCCTGGCGGTTGAGGCGATCGTAAATGTGGCGAGCAGATAGGTGCTCCTTCGCATTCCACAGCAGCTCTAAAATGGCTCGTCGCTGGCGACTGAGGCGCATACCTAGCGACTGACACTTCTCTAGTGCATCCTCAAGAGACACCCCTGCCTGCTCAATAATCAGACCACCCTGAGACTTAACCACAATGTTTTCCCACTCAATGCATTACTTTAATGATAACTAAAGTCAAACCGCTTCCGCATTACAGGCTTAGCCTTGATGTCTTTTGGACTGGGGCTTGAAAGAAAATCATCGTTCCAAGGCAAGTCTATGATAGAACCTGGGGCTACCGCTGCTCTTGCAAACAGGTGACTTAAATTCAATGACGACGACAATTGCGCTAACGGCAGAGCATATAGATGCTCTAGATCTATCTCCTGCTCAGGCTGTGATTGATCCGTGGCTGCAGACGGGCACTCTGGCAAGCCAGACCCAAGAGATCAAGTTTCAGATTGATTATCCTCAAGAGGCCGATCAAACGCTTGAGTTTCCTGAGATTCCTGAGGTACGACTCTGGTTTATGCGCCTTGACAGCTATTATCCCTGGTTTCCTTGGCTGTTAGATTGGCAATCCGGTGAGCTAGTGCGCTACGCCGCGATGCTGGTTCCCCATGAGTTTAATCCAAAAGAAGGGATTCAATTTAACCCCCAGGCCCTGGATATTTTTGTCATGCAAAAGATCTTTGTGAGCTTCCGGTGGTTGAAGAATCAAAATATTGAAGGGGAAAGCAAGCTCAAACAAATGGCAGAGATGTTCGGATATGAGTTGAACTCAGAGCTGTTTTCGCTGCTGCGTTAGTGATGGTTTCTGCACTGTTATTCAGGTTTTAGCGGATGGCTCTGAGAGGATTTTGGAGAGTCAAACTGACTGGGAACGTGTAGATGCAATGACAGATGAAGACATAGAAGCAGCAGCACTTTCTGATCCAGATTGTCCACCTAGTCGTGTTGGGCAGTTCCGACGTCACGCATCTCAGAAGGCTAAAGCATCTTCAGATTGATTCAAGATGCGTTGATCACTTCGTCCGCAGCTTTTTCTAGTGCTTCATCCATCCAGGCATTAATGCTTTTCCCAGTCTTAGCTGCAGCGACAAAAAGTTTGCGGTGCCGGTCTGGAGTGGTTCTCAAGGGTAACTTGCCCGAAAAAGACTTAATCTGGCTCCTGCCCCAATTCCTGACAAAATTCTAGATAGTCATCAACTGAGTCTTGAAAAGCTTGCTTGGCTTCAACAACGGTATCGCCCTTAAAAGTCACTACATCGCGGATGCCTAAAACTCTGCCGAAAATTAATCCTGCTTCTATATCAATATTCAGTTGTCCGGTATAGCCTTTGTAGTTCAGCATTTTTAATATTCTGACTCTGACTCTGGCTCAATGCCAGCATTGACCAAAAATTCTCTGACTGATTTGATCGTGCCCTTATCTGTCACTCGCTGTGGATGAGGTTCATGAAAGACCGCGCGCTGTCCATTGAGCAATACTCGAACCCGACTGCCTCGACCTTGAGTAACAGAGGCTCCGAGTGACTCAAACAACTTGGCAATATCTGCCCACGGAAGATTCGCTGGGACAGGATCGGTAAAAATTAACCGAAGCGTTTTCTTCTGCTTGTTGTTCATTTATTCGTGATATCAATCAATGATATCAAAGCAAGTCTAGCAAAGTTGATCGATACTAAGTCATAGGCTTCAAGTCGTTTAGGGGCCTGCAATCTTCAGCAGGAGACTGTTAACGATTGCGAACCTTACGATAGCCCCATCTTTGTGACTGAGTCTGTGTTCAATCAACAACCTATTACTCAAGATCTTGTTCTCATTGGTGGTGGACATAGCCATGCGATCGCAACTCACCAATTCATCATGCAGCCCCTGCCAGGAGTCCGCCTTACCCTGATCAGTGCTGGCTCCAATACGCCTTACTCAGGGATGCTGCCCGGTCACGTCGCCGGTCTCTACAGCTATGACGAATGCCATATTGACCTACGTCCCTTAGCGAAAGCAGCCCAAGCTCAGTTTTATCTCGATCAGGTCATCGGTCTAGACCTAGAAAATCAGCGTGTGCTTTGTGCAAACCACCCTCCAGTGGGTTTCGACGCTGTCTCCATCGATATTGGCAGCACCCCCGCGCTACCCGATGTACCAGGAGCCGCCGAGTACAGCATTCCCGTAAAACCCTGGGACCAGTTCCTTGCCCAGTGGCAGCGTTTGATTGCTCAAGTGAAGCTGGCCCCCACCCAGCCCATCTGTCTTGCAATTGTCGGAGGGGGGGCCGGAGGCGTAGAACTGGCCCTCACGATTCAATATCAGATCCAGCAGATTTTGCAGAGGGCTGAGCAGCCGCTCGATAACGTTCAGATTCATTTGTTTCATCGCGGCGATCAGGTGAT is from Acaryochloris thomasi RCC1774 and encodes:
- a CDS encoding Fur family transcriptional regulator translates to MRLSRQRRAILELLWNAKEHLSARHIYDRLNRQGTDIGHTSVYQNLEALSQQGIIECLDRADGRLYGHVSASHSHVNCIDTDQILDIHVQLPTDLLEQIEQHTGIKITDYRIDFFGHRASET
- a CDS encoding CRR6 family NdhI maturation factor, with the translated sequence MTTTIALTAEHIDALDLSPAQAVIDPWLQTGTLASQTQEIKFQIDYPQEADQTLEFPEIPEVRLWFMRLDSYYPWFPWLLDWQSGELVRYAAMLVPHEFNPKEGIQFNPQALDIFVMQKIFVSFRWLKNQNIEGESKLKQMAEMFGYELNSELFSLLR
- a CDS encoding type II toxin-antitoxin system HicA family toxin, encoding MNNKQKKTLRLIFTDPVPANLPWADIAKLFESLGASVTQGRGSRVRVLLNGQRAVFHEPHPQRVTDKGTIKSVREFLVNAGIEPESESEY